TAGGGAACAATGACTGATAGCCGGTTGTCGGGCGCAAGCACCGAGCAAGAGAGGGCTAGGTGGTGAGTTTCGAGGAAATCTTCAGAGAAACTGAGGCTTGGATCCGGACTGTTCTTCTTAATGAATGGACACTCTACCAGTGCGGATTGATCGTCCTGGGTTTCTTTCTTTCGGCATTCTCTGCAAAACGAATAGAGCCAGTCTTCGACGCGCGCGCACGCAAAATCAAGGGAAACCCGGACCTGCTGCGCGTTATTGTCGCCTTCCTGAGACGTCTGCGTTGGCTCTTCCTGATTGTTTGGTTGTGGCTGGTGGAAGGGGCTCTATCGCGCTATGCGTGGCCCTCCCATCGATGGCTTGTCGAAACGGCGCTGACCCTTACGGCGGCGTGGTTCGTCATAGCGGTGCTAACGAGGATCATCCGCAATCAGACCCTCGCACGCGTCGTCGCGATAGCGAGCTGGTGTTACATCGCTCTTTACACCGTTGGGCTTGACGGCCCCGTCCTTGGAGCCCTTGACAGTGCTGCGGTCAGGATCGGCGCGGTAAAGCTTTCACTGCTCCTGATCATGAAAGCCATCGTTCTGGCGGTTGCGCTGGTCTGGCTTGCCGTACTGATGGGAAACGTCTCTTCTCATTGGGTTCAACGGTCCACGGACCTTTCCCCCTCTTTCAAGGTACTCATCAGCAAGCTCATCAAGATCGGCTTGATCATACTGGCAGGGGCAATAGCCCTGTCGGCCACGGGGATTGACCTTACCGCCCTCACCGTCTTCTCGGGCGCAGTGGGCGTCGGCATCGGTTTCGGTTTACAGAAGGTCGTATCGAATTTCATTTCCGGGGTCATCATCCTGCTCGACAAGTCCATCAAGCCGGGGGACACGATTTCGCTCGGGGAAACTTTCGGCTCGATCAGGGATCTGCGCTCCCGTTTCGTCTCGGTGATCACCAGAGACGGCAAGGAATATCTCATCCCGAATGAGGACTTTATCTCGCAACAAGTGGTGAATTGGTCGTTTTCCAGCGACTTCGTCCGTATCGAAGTCGATTTTGGAACATCTTATGACAGCGACCCGCATGATGTCGTGCGCATCGCCATAGAAACGGCAAGGAGCATCCCTCGGATCGCGAATACCTATTCTGCACCGGTATGCTGGATGACAGCTTTCGGATCATCTTCGCTCGATTTCAAGCTGAGGTTCTGGATTTCTGATCCGAGTAATGGACTGACCAACATTCGCGGCGAGGTACTAATGGCGTTATGGGACGCCTTCAAGCAAGCAGGGATTTCGATCCCCTTCCCGCATCGCGAGATCATCATGAAGACGCCTGTCGAAATTGCCGAGCGCCCCGCTGAACGCGGATAGAGCACCCTGTTGCCGCGGCTGGCGTTCGGCCGAGGCTTCAGCCTGTCCGACTGGTTCCCTTTCCAATCTCTAAAAGCTCTTCGAGAACTCGTCGGCTTTGCCGATCGCATGGATGACGCCATGCAGCTCCGCCAGGCCTTTGAGCCGGCCGATCAGCGAATAGCCGGGATTGGTCGGCTTATCGACATCATCGCCGATCAGGTGTCCATGGTCCGGGCGCATCGGAATGAGGTGGTCCGGCCGGCCATCGGTGTGGCGGCGGGCCTCCTCCGTCAGGAGCACGCGCAGGATCGCGTACATATCGCTGCGCCCTTCCAGATGGGCCGCTTCGACAAAGGAACCGTCCGGCTCGATCGCCACGTCGCGCAGATGTGCAAAATTGATGCGCGATGCAAATTCGCGGGCGATGGCGAGTACGTCGTTGTCGGCACGCGAACCGAGGGAACCTACGCAAAGCGTCAGACCGTTGGCCGGATGATCAACGCTACTGACGATACGGCGGATATCCGCCGCCGTCGAAACCACTCGCGGCAGACCAAAGAGCGAAATCGGAGGATCGTCGGGATGGATGGCGAGCCTTGCTCCAACGTCAGCGGCGACCGGCGCGACCTCGCGCAGAAAATTGTCGAGGTTCGCCTGCAGATCCCCAGCCGTCAGTCCTTCAAAGGATTCGATGGCAGCGCGGATCGCCTCGCGCCCGTAGCTATCCTCGCCGCCCGGAAGTCCGGCGATGATATTGCTCTCCAGCCTGCGAACTGCTTCTTCCGAGAGCCCCTTCAGCCGCTCCTCGGCACGCTGCAAAATCTCCGGCCCGTAGTTCGCCTCAGCACCTTTCCTGCGCAAGACGAAGACGTCATAGGCGACGAATTCC
The nucleotide sequence above comes from Rhizobium sp. CB3090. Encoded proteins:
- the uxuA gene encoding mannonate dehydratase, encoding MESCWRWFGPRDLVPLIHARQAGATGIVTALHEISHSRVWTPEEIEARKALVEAAGMRWSVCESIPVPSAIKLGGAGAVQAIGVWKDTLVNLARAGIKTICYNFMPVVDWTRTDLRFEMPTTALALRFDMVEFVAYDVFVLRRKGAEANYGPEILQRAEERLKGLSEEAVRRLESNIIAGLPGGEDSYGREAIRAAIESFEGLTAGDLQANLDNFLREVAPVAADVGARLAIHPDDPPISLFGLPRVVSTAADIRRIVSSVDHPANGLTLCVGSLGSRADNDVLAIAREFASRINFAHLRDVAIEPDGSFVEAAHLEGRSDMYAILRVLLTEEARRHTDGRPDHLIPMRPDHGHLIGDDVDKPTNPGYSLIGRLKGLAELHGVIHAIGKADEFSKSF
- a CDS encoding mechanosensitive ion channel domain-containing protein; its protein translation is MSFEEIFRETEAWIRTVLLNEWTLYQCGLIVLGFFLSAFSAKRIEPVFDARARKIKGNPDLLRVIVAFLRRLRWLFLIVWLWLVEGALSRYAWPSHRWLVETALTLTAAWFVIAVLTRIIRNQTLARVVAIASWCYIALYTVGLDGPVLGALDSAAVRIGAVKLSLLLIMKAIVLAVALVWLAVLMGNVSSHWVQRSTDLSPSFKVLISKLIKIGLIILAGAIALSATGIDLTALTVFSGAVGVGIGFGLQKVVSNFISGVIILLDKSIKPGDTISLGETFGSIRDLRSRFVSVITRDGKEYLIPNEDFISQQVVNWSFSSDFVRIEVDFGTSYDSDPHDVVRIAIETARSIPRIANTYSAPVCWMTAFGSSSLDFKLRFWISDPSNGLTNIRGEVLMALWDAFKQAGISIPFPHREIIMKTPVEIAERPAERG